One genomic window of Syngnathus acus chromosome 11, fSynAcu1.2, whole genome shotgun sequence includes the following:
- the pex1 gene encoding peroxisome biogenesis factor 1 has protein sequence MFSGIHPVTVVFINAKNCFLHVPAKLISHLSLNENQALEFSSSHDSPPAFLSWTVSHSSCGLDDHRVELCRHLAEKLGLQDGQEGFLRACQQVSSVHRVFAEPLSADDWEILELHSGALEQKLLDQIRVVFPGAVFPVWVDGYTVIYIQIASLSPSVPYGRLETFTELAVTPKEHAGRPEGPPRFHSAPPPTPAAPPQQCGGVTDWKSLFGYVTNGTGAPLKELPSVPDVPAVLADALYRVCGAPPPSLAAAGHVAPGVLHVFPLSHVSDFHIAEARPELTYGLLSKVLSPTERANLEKKKSSEEAKGREATVVRLVCHGSDMQRRRTEGDIHTGRVWIPPALSVRLNILPHSAVRIKPVKSTVKVATFIQLQPLTALMEAEESEEEAVQTAFLDWLHSQTHQPLACLTPRVGSVLIHATDDKLEFAVTVLKPEAESEAPDQLFLLSPSVLQKKHIKAVREPASAPAAQADPPKQDLPSLDCLGGVDELSRRGFEFISFSLLVTPLARELLGVIGRGLKGGALLITGAQGSGKSTLSRALCRKAADELDAHVEVLDCKKLQGKRVESIRQTLRDVFTRAEWKQPSVVLLDDLDHVSRAPTTPEHEHGPEALLHLHVAQSLLDLVNEMMEEDTLMCLIATSESKRSLHGTLTQVQGTHFFQAFVHIQPPDKTQRADILFHAIQTRCGPSQPDSEYVDLAAVVKETEGYLPQDLQLLLERALHTNAARQQQNDSFDEPLSGQDFAEAFDDFIPPSRWGADLHSPSGGGLETVGGLTQVRQQLMDTILLPAKYPVLFSKLPIRHRSGILLYGAPGTGKTLLAHAVAKDSGMNFISIKGPELLSKYIGGSEQAVRDVFQRAEAAKPCVVFFDEFDSLAPKRGHDSTGVTDRVVNQLLTLLDGAEGLQGVYVLAATSRPDLIDQALLRPGRLDKSLYCPPPGEEDRLAILKILSAGVPLALDVDLEELAARTHGFTGADLKALLYNAQLEALNAGPETTCDMSLSSMMFPNNSSGSDELADDGEGDSYVSPESADLLVSDKSHHQNGGDAWRLYFGSSFESVEDSRVSEHDSDSPTPECSFSLPPLAMASLQSGFRELSNEELQRLQREVACIKLNHRRANGERVRTHSSLSQPGFLLRRCHSLAALDTTRPSLGKDDWSRYTTLYEAFSGGRTATQTFQPGQRITLA, from the exons ATGTTTAGCGGCATCCACCCGGTGACGGTTGTGTTTATCAACGCTAAAAACTGCTTCCTCCATGTACCCGCTAAGTTAATTTCCCATCTGTCACTGAACGAG AACCAGGCCTTGGAGTTTTCcagcagccatgacagccctcCGGCCTTCCTCAGCTGGACTGTGAGCCACAGCTCCTGCGGCTTGGACGACCACCGCGTGGAGCTGTGCAGACACCTGGCAGAGAAGCTGGGCCTGCAGGACGGACAGGAG GGGTTCTTGAGGGCCTGTCAGCAGGTGTCGTCGGTGCATCGAGTGTTTGCGGAGCCGCTCTCGGCTGACGACTGGGAGATCTTG GAGCTCCATAGTGGCGCACTGGAGCAGAAGCTTTTGGATCAAATTCGAGTGGTGTTCCCAGGTGCTGTTTTTCCCGTATGGGTAGATGGTTACACAGTCATTTACATCCAAATAG CATCCCTGTCGCCTTCGGTTCCTTATGGTCGCCTGGAGACCTTCACGGAACTCGCGGTGACGCCCAAGGAGCACGCCGGACGCCCTGAAGGGCCTCCCCGCTTCCACTCGGCACCACCGCCCACACCTGCAGCCCCCCCTCAGCAATGTGGCGGCGTAACGGACTGGAAAAGTCTGTTTGGCTACGTGACAAATGGCACGGGTGCCCCGCTTAAAGAGCTCCCATCAGTACCAGACGTCCCCGCCGTGCTTGCCGACGCCCTCTACAGAGTATGCGGCGCACCGCCTCCGTCTCTGGCTGCCGCCGGCCACGTGGCACCCGGCGTGCTTCACGTCTTCCCGTTGAGCCATGTGTCGGATTTCCACATCGCCGAAGCTCGGCCGGAGCTGACGTACGGACTGCTGTCCAAAGTGCTTTCGCCCACGGAGCGAGCTAACttagagaagaagaagagctcCGAGGAGGCGAAAGGACGGGAGGCCACGGTTGTGCGCTTGGTGTGCCACGGGAGCGATATGCAAAGACGACGCACGGAGGGAGACATCCACACCGGTCGAGTCTGG ATTCCTCCAGCCTTGTCTGTCAGGCTCAACATCCTCCCACATTCAGCCGTGAGAATAAAGCCGGTCAAGTCCACCGTCAAAGTGGCGACCTTCATTCAACTCCAGCCTCTAACAGCATTG atGGAGGCGGAGGAGTCTGAGGAGGAGGCCGTCCAGACGGCCTTCCTTGATTGGCTGCACAGCCAGACTCACCAACCTTTGGCCTGCTTGACGCCACGAGTCGGCTCCGTCCTCATACACGCCACCGACG ACAAGTTGGAGTTTGCTGTCACGGTGCTAAAACCAGAAGCTGAGAGCGAAGCGCCCGACCAGCTGTTTCTGCTCTCACCTTCCGTCTTACAGAAGAAGCACATCAAG GCAGTCCGGGAACCAGCATCCGCACCCGCTGCTCAAGCGGACCCGCCAAAACAAGATCTGCCCTCTTTAGATTGTCTCGG CGGTGTGGACGAGCTAAGCCGACGAGGTTTTGAGTTCATCTCATTTAGTCTGCTGGTGACTCCGTTGGCCAGAGAGCTGCTGGGAGTCATTGGACGAGGACTCAAAGGAGGAGCGCTGCTCATCACCGGCGCTCAG GGCAGTGGAAAGAGCACCCTGTCCCGCGCCCTCTGCAGAAAAGCCGCAGACGAGCTGGACGCGCACGTGGAAGTTTTGGATTGCAAAAAGTTACAAG GCAAAAGGGTGGAGAGCATCCGCCAGACGCTGCGGGACGTTTTCACGCGGGCAGAATGGAAGCAGCCCTCCGTGGTCCTCCTGGACGACTTGGACCACGTGAGCCGGGCGCCGACCACGCCTGAACACGAGCACGGCCCAGAGGCGCTGCTGCACCTGCACGTGGCGCAAA GCTTGTTGGACCTCGTCAACGAGATGATGGAGGAGGACACGCTGATGTGCTTGATAGCGACCAGTGAGAGCAAACGCTCTTTACACGGCACGCTCACGCAAGTGCAAGGAACGCACTTCTTCCAGGCCTTCGTTCACATCCAACCGCCCGACAAG ACCCAGAGAGCAGACATCCTCTTTCATGCCATCCAAACGAGGTGCGGCCCGTCACAGCCGGATTCTGAGTATGTGGACCTGGCCGCTGTTGTCAAGGAGACAGAGGGCTACCTGCCTCAAGATCTCCAGCTGCTGTTAGAGCGAGCCCTCCACACTAACGCGGCAcgtcaacaacaaaatgacagCTTCG atgagcCTCTGTCGGGTCAGGACTTTGCAGAGGCATTTGATGACTTCATCCCGCCATCCAGGTGGGGGGCAGACCTCCATAGTCCCAGCGGAGGGGGGCTGGAGACGGTGGGGGGACTGACGCAAGTGCGGCAGCAGTTGATGGACACCATTTTGCTCCCCGCCAAG TATCCCGTCCTGTTCTCCAAGCTTCCCATCCGCCATCGCTCAGGAATCCTGTTGTATGGCGCGCCCGGCACAGGAAAGACGCTGCTGGCCCATGCCGTCGCCAAAGACAGCGGCATGAACTTCATCAGCATCAAA gGTCCAGAGCTTCTGAGTAAATACATCGGCGGAAGCGAGCAGGCGGTGCGAGACGTTTTCCAAAG GGCTGAGGCGGCCAAGCCTTGCGTGGTCTTCTTTGACGAGTTTGATTCGTTGGCACCCAAGAGGGGTCACGACAGCACCGGCGTGACCGATCGTGTCGTCAACCAGCTGCTTACTCTACTGGATGGCGCCGAGGGCTTGCAAG GTGTTTACGTGCTGGCTGCCACCAGTCGTCCGGACCTCATCGACCAGGCTCTGCTGCGTCCAGGCCGACTGGACAAGTCGCTCTACTGCCCTCCGCCCGGCGAG GAGGACCGCTTGGCCATCCTGAAGATTCTGAGCGCTGGTGTCCCCTTGGCCCTTGACGTGGACCTGGAGGAGCTGGCGGCGCGGACCCACGGCTTTACCGGCGCCGACCTGAAAGCGCTGCTCTACAACGCCCAGCTGGAAGCGCTAAACGCCGGCCCAGAGACTACGTGCGACATGAGCCTGTCCTCCATGATGTTCCCCAACAACAGCAGTGGTTCCGACGAGCTGGCGGACGACGGCGAGGGAGACAGCTACGTGAGCCCGGAGTCTGCCGACCTTCTGGTGTCGGACAAAAGTCACCACCAAAATGGCGGCGATGCCTGGAGGCTCTACTTTGGAAGCTCCTTTGAGTCTGTCGAAGACAGT CGTGTCTCCGAACATGACTCGGACAGTCCGACCCCCGAGTGCAGTTTCTCCCTGCCTCCCCTTGCCATGGCTTCCCTCCAGAGCGGCTTCCGGGAGCTCAGCAACGAGGAGCTGCAGCGTCTCCAGCGGGAGGTGGCATGCATCAAGCTCAACCACCGCCGAGCCAAT GGGGAGCGTGTGCGTACCCACTCCAGCTTAAGCCAGCCGGGCTTCCTGCTGCGTCGCTGCCACTCGCTTGCTGCTCTGGACACCACCAGGCCGTCGCTTGGCAAGGACGACTGGAGCCGATACACGACACT GTACGAGGCGTTTTCGGGAGGCAGGACTGCTACGCAAACATTCCAACCGGGACAACGCATCACGTTAGCGTGA
- the LOC119130383 gene encoding EF-hand calcium-binding domain-containing protein 1-like — MSKRLIQNLAKVISKLVDHFNPTEVESLIREYYAILGQTTTGKSIMDERKFRSILANEFGLTSNTIMERVFRTFDRDNDNIVSSKEWVEGLCVFLRGTMDEKIKYCFRVYDLSGDEYIAREEILLLVRNCLRLHGEEDPYDSIKDLVEITLKRMDHDNDDRLSFEDYKKSVKELNIVLEAFGKCLPNATRIEMFEQRVFSNKKHYRSR; from the exons ATGTCCAAGAGGCTGATCCAAAACCTCGCCAAGGTCATCTCCAAACTAGTGGACCACT TCAATCCAACGGAGGTCGAGTCCCTTATTCGTGAGTATTACGCCATTCTCGGGCAGACCACCACCGGCAAGAGCATCATGGACGAAAGGAAGTTCAGAAGCATACTGGCCAACGAGTTTGGTCTCACCAGCAACACCATCATGGAAAGAG TTTTCAGGACGTTTGACAGGGACAACGACAACATTGTCAGCTCCAAAGAGTGGGTGGAGGGCCTGTGCGTGTTCCTTCGTGGCACCATGGatgaaaaaatcaaat ACTGCTTTCGCGTGTACGACCTGAGCGGAGACGAGTACATTGCCAGGGAGGAGATCCTTCTTTTGGTGAGGAACTGCCTGCGGCTGCATGGCGAAGAGGACCCTTACGACAGCATCAAAGACCTGGTGGAGATCACCCTCAAGAGGATG GACCACGACAATGACGACAGACTGTCTTTTGAAGACTACAAAAAGTCAGTGAAAGAGCTGAACATCGTGCTCGAGGCTTTCGGGAAGTGCCTCCCTAATGCCACG AGGATTGAGATGTTTGAGCAGCGCGTCTTCAGTAATAAAAAGCACTACAGAAGTCGATAA
- the sytl1 gene encoding synaptotagmin-like protein 1 isoform X2, with product MWTAGVARQADNNTESSGAPGMEGDVETDNGLGSLDLSHLTEEEQDSISQVLLRDLDLRRQDEGRVRMLAQNRVDLARLHTQSGAWFREASTRRHRGRMSGSDLVRATIRRRTPKVNVMELSRAGLFNGKAEEPSSSSSQEAEARLKEVAEDIPASPSGFVSTPSRNTTATKEDYQRYKRESLSLCSIPRDSEPLSLPQNNFHSSFTLSGGMMSLFSSGVFGVVEVRGRMQFSLAYDGHKGELRVNVHRCEDISAATDENRSDPYVKCYLLPDMSNRSKRKTSVKKRTQNPVFEQTLKYKVRQNELNSRTLKLSVWHAEPLAKNVFLGEVEVALGVWDWTSTQRLWQDLQPRLYLRPDCISSRGTLLFSIKFVPEGFEGGLPLTGELHIWLQEAQGLLSKKGGAIDSFVKSYILPDAGCQSGQKTQVVRRSVTPSYNHTMVYDGFQSSDLEEACAELSVWQREGFKQHVIGGIRLSCGTGQSYGQAVRWMDSTQEEVSVWTSMIKNHNHWIQATLPIRTNLTSRSSE from the exons ATGTGGACCGCAGGAGTTGCAAGACAAGCTGACAACAATACTGAGAGTTCAGGAGCTCCTG gcATGGAGGGGGACGTGGAGACCGACAATGGCCTGGGGTCTCTGGACCTGAGCCACCTAACGGAGGAAGAGCAGGACAGCATCTCGCAGGTGCTCCTGCGAGACTTGGATCTGCGACGTCAAGACGAAGGACGCGTGAG GATGCTGGCGCAGAACAGAGTCGACCTGGCGCGGCTACACACGCAATCCGGGGCGTGGTTCCGCGAGGCGTCCACCAGGCGCCACCGGGGCCGCATGTCTGGCTCGGACCTGGTGCGCGCCACCATACGCCGCCGCACACCAAAGGTCAACG TAATGGAGTTGTCAAGGGCCGGTCTGTTCAATGGCAAGGCGGAGGAACCCTCAAGCAGTTCCTCTCAGGAGGCCGAGGCGCGATTGAAGGAGGTGGCGGAAGACATTCCAGC GAGCCCATCTGGTTTTGTGTCCACACCAAGCAGGaacacaacagcaacaaag GAAGACTATCAGCGCTACAAAAGAGAGTCCTTGTCTCTCTGCAGCATCCCGAGGGACTCGGAACCTTTGTCTTTGCCCCAAAACAACTTTCATTCCAGCTTCACG TTAAGCGGCGGCATGATGAGTCTGTTTAGCTCGGGGGTCTTTGGCGTGGTGGAGGTGCGGGGCCGCATGCAGTTCTCGCTGGCCTATGACGGCCACAAGGGGGAGCTGCGCGTCAATGTGCACCGCTGCGAGGATATCTCGGCGGCGACCGACGAGAACCGCTCCGATCC ATACGTCAAGTGTTACTTGCTGCCCGACATGTCGAATCGCAGCAAGAGGAAGACGTCTGTAAAGAAGCGGACGCAGAACCCCGTCTTCGAGCAGACGCTCAAA tacAAAGTACGCCAAAATGAGCTGAATAGTCGCACCCTCAAGCTATCCGTGTGGCACGCTGAGCCTTTGGCCAAGAATGTTTTCCTGGGTGAGGTCGAGGTGGCGCTGGGCGTCTGGGACTGGACCAGCACGCAACGACTTTGGCAGGATCTCCAGCCACGG CTCTACTTGAGGCCGGACTGCATCAGCAGCCGCGGCACCCTCTTGTTCTCCATCAAGTTCGTCCCGGAGGGATTTGAGG GCGGTCTCCCACTCACGGGTGAGCTTCACATTTGGCTTCAGGAGGCTCAGGGTCTGCTGTCTAAAAAAGGGGGCGCCATTGACTCCTTTGTGAAGAG TTACATCCTGCCCGACGCCGGCTGCCAGAGCGGCCAGAAGACCCAGGTGGTGAGGCGCTCTGTCACCCCATCCTACAATCACACCATGGTGTACGACGGCTTCCAGAGCAGCGACCTGGAGGAGGCCTGCGCCGAGCTGAGCGTGTGGCAGCGCGAGGGCTTCAAGCAACACGTGATTGGCGGCATTCGCCTCAGCTGCGGAACCG GTCAGAGTTACGGCCAGGCAGTCAGATGGATGGACTCCACGCAAGAAGAAGTCTCGGTGTGGACGTCCATGATCAAAAACCACAACCACTGGATCCAAGCCACCTTGCCCATCAGGACCAACTTGACGAGCCGTTCGTCCGAGTGA
- the sytl1 gene encoding synaptotagmin-like protein 1 isoform X1, whose product MYSFIYIPRTPPPSHRQQKAFPELTQHAHTLDTRTHAHNPPHTRSAQVCGKLSTHGPPRYYQLKGMEGDVETDNGLGSLDLSHLTEEEQDSISQVLLRDLDLRRQDEGRVRMLAQNRVDLARLHTQSGAWFREASTRRHRGRMSGSDLVRATIRRRTPKVNVMELSRAGLFNGKAEEPSSSSSQEAEARLKEVAEDIPASPSGFVSTPSRNTTATKEDYQRYKRESLSLCSIPRDSEPLSLPQNNFHSSFTLSGGMMSLFSSGVFGVVEVRGRMQFSLAYDGHKGELRVNVHRCEDISAATDENRSDPYVKCYLLPDMSNRSKRKTSVKKRTQNPVFEQTLKYKVRQNELNSRTLKLSVWHAEPLAKNVFLGEVEVALGVWDWTSTQRLWQDLQPRLYLRPDCISSRGTLLFSIKFVPEGFEGGLPLTGELHIWLQEAQGLLSKKGGAIDSFVKSYILPDAGCQSGQKTQVVRRSVTPSYNHTMVYDGFQSSDLEEACAELSVWQREGFKQHVIGGIRLSCGTGQSYGQAVRWMDSTQEEVSVWTSMIKNHNHWIQATLPIRTNLTSRSSE is encoded by the exons atgtattcattcatttacatCCCACGCACACCTCCTCCCTCCCACAGACAGCAGAAGGCGTTCCCCGAGTTGAcgcaacacgcacacacacttgatacacgcacacacgcacacaatccACCACACACGCGCTCAGCACAAGTTTGCGGCAAACTTTCTACGCATGGACCTCCGCGTTACTATCAATTAAAAG gcATGGAGGGGGACGTGGAGACCGACAATGGCCTGGGGTCTCTGGACCTGAGCCACCTAACGGAGGAAGAGCAGGACAGCATCTCGCAGGTGCTCCTGCGAGACTTGGATCTGCGACGTCAAGACGAAGGACGCGTGAG GATGCTGGCGCAGAACAGAGTCGACCTGGCGCGGCTACACACGCAATCCGGGGCGTGGTTCCGCGAGGCGTCCACCAGGCGCCACCGGGGCCGCATGTCTGGCTCGGACCTGGTGCGCGCCACCATACGCCGCCGCACACCAAAGGTCAACG TAATGGAGTTGTCAAGGGCCGGTCTGTTCAATGGCAAGGCGGAGGAACCCTCAAGCAGTTCCTCTCAGGAGGCCGAGGCGCGATTGAAGGAGGTGGCGGAAGACATTCCAGC GAGCCCATCTGGTTTTGTGTCCACACCAAGCAGGaacacaacagcaacaaag GAAGACTATCAGCGCTACAAAAGAGAGTCCTTGTCTCTCTGCAGCATCCCGAGGGACTCGGAACCTTTGTCTTTGCCCCAAAACAACTTTCATTCCAGCTTCACG TTAAGCGGCGGCATGATGAGTCTGTTTAGCTCGGGGGTCTTTGGCGTGGTGGAGGTGCGGGGCCGCATGCAGTTCTCGCTGGCCTATGACGGCCACAAGGGGGAGCTGCGCGTCAATGTGCACCGCTGCGAGGATATCTCGGCGGCGACCGACGAGAACCGCTCCGATCC ATACGTCAAGTGTTACTTGCTGCCCGACATGTCGAATCGCAGCAAGAGGAAGACGTCTGTAAAGAAGCGGACGCAGAACCCCGTCTTCGAGCAGACGCTCAAA tacAAAGTACGCCAAAATGAGCTGAATAGTCGCACCCTCAAGCTATCCGTGTGGCACGCTGAGCCTTTGGCCAAGAATGTTTTCCTGGGTGAGGTCGAGGTGGCGCTGGGCGTCTGGGACTGGACCAGCACGCAACGACTTTGGCAGGATCTCCAGCCACGG CTCTACTTGAGGCCGGACTGCATCAGCAGCCGCGGCACCCTCTTGTTCTCCATCAAGTTCGTCCCGGAGGGATTTGAGG GCGGTCTCCCACTCACGGGTGAGCTTCACATTTGGCTTCAGGAGGCTCAGGGTCTGCTGTCTAAAAAAGGGGGCGCCATTGACTCCTTTGTGAAGAG TTACATCCTGCCCGACGCCGGCTGCCAGAGCGGCCAGAAGACCCAGGTGGTGAGGCGCTCTGTCACCCCATCCTACAATCACACCATGGTGTACGACGGCTTCCAGAGCAGCGACCTGGAGGAGGCCTGCGCCGAGCTGAGCGTGTGGCAGCGCGAGGGCTTCAAGCAACACGTGATTGGCGGCATTCGCCTCAGCTGCGGAACCG GTCAGAGTTACGGCCAGGCAGTCAGATGGATGGACTCCACGCAAGAAGAAGTCTCGGTGTGGACGTCCATGATCAAAAACCACAACCACTGGATCCAAGCCACCTTGCCCATCAGGACCAACTTGACGAGCCGTTCGTCCGAGTGA
- the sytl1 gene encoding synaptotagmin-like protein 1 isoform X3, with translation MYSFIYIPRTPPPSHRQQKAFPELTQHAHTLDTRTHAHNPPHTRSAQVCGKLSTHGPPRYYQLKGMEGDVETDNGLGSLDLSHLTEEEQDSISQVLLRDLDLRRQDEGRVRMLAQNRVDLARLHTQSGAWFREASTRRHRGRMSGSDLVRATIRRRTPKVNVMELSRAGLFNGKAEEPSSSSSQEAEARLKEVAEDIPASPSGFVSTPSRNTTATKEDYQRYKRESLSLCSIPRDSEPLSLPQNNFHSSFTLSGGMMSLFSSGVFGVVEVRGRMQFSLAYDGHKGELRVNVHRCEDISAATDENRSDPYVKCYLLPDMSNRSKRKTSVKKRTQNPVFEQTLKYKVRQNELNSRTLKLSVWHAEPLAKNVFLGEVEVALGVWDWTSTQRLWQDLQPRLYLRPDCISSRGTLLFSIKFVPEGFEGGLPLTGELHIWLQEAQGLLSKKGGAIDSFVKRAARRPRW, from the exons atgtattcattcatttacatCCCACGCACACCTCCTCCCTCCCACAGACAGCAGAAGGCGTTCCCCGAGTTGAcgcaacacgcacacacacttgatacacgcacacacgcacacaatccACCACACACGCGCTCAGCACAAGTTTGCGGCAAACTTTCTACGCATGGACCTCCGCGTTACTATCAATTAAAAG gcATGGAGGGGGACGTGGAGACCGACAATGGCCTGGGGTCTCTGGACCTGAGCCACCTAACGGAGGAAGAGCAGGACAGCATCTCGCAGGTGCTCCTGCGAGACTTGGATCTGCGACGTCAAGACGAAGGACGCGTGAG GATGCTGGCGCAGAACAGAGTCGACCTGGCGCGGCTACACACGCAATCCGGGGCGTGGTTCCGCGAGGCGTCCACCAGGCGCCACCGGGGCCGCATGTCTGGCTCGGACCTGGTGCGCGCCACCATACGCCGCCGCACACCAAAGGTCAACG TAATGGAGTTGTCAAGGGCCGGTCTGTTCAATGGCAAGGCGGAGGAACCCTCAAGCAGTTCCTCTCAGGAGGCCGAGGCGCGATTGAAGGAGGTGGCGGAAGACATTCCAGC GAGCCCATCTGGTTTTGTGTCCACACCAAGCAGGaacacaacagcaacaaag GAAGACTATCAGCGCTACAAAAGAGAGTCCTTGTCTCTCTGCAGCATCCCGAGGGACTCGGAACCTTTGTCTTTGCCCCAAAACAACTTTCATTCCAGCTTCACG TTAAGCGGCGGCATGATGAGTCTGTTTAGCTCGGGGGTCTTTGGCGTGGTGGAGGTGCGGGGCCGCATGCAGTTCTCGCTGGCCTATGACGGCCACAAGGGGGAGCTGCGCGTCAATGTGCACCGCTGCGAGGATATCTCGGCGGCGACCGACGAGAACCGCTCCGATCC ATACGTCAAGTGTTACTTGCTGCCCGACATGTCGAATCGCAGCAAGAGGAAGACGTCTGTAAAGAAGCGGACGCAGAACCCCGTCTTCGAGCAGACGCTCAAA tacAAAGTACGCCAAAATGAGCTGAATAGTCGCACCCTCAAGCTATCCGTGTGGCACGCTGAGCCTTTGGCCAAGAATGTTTTCCTGGGTGAGGTCGAGGTGGCGCTGGGCGTCTGGGACTGGACCAGCACGCAACGACTTTGGCAGGATCTCCAGCCACGG CTCTACTTGAGGCCGGACTGCATCAGCAGCCGCGGCACCCTCTTGTTCTCCATCAAGTTCGTCCCGGAGGGATTTGAGG GCGGTCTCCCACTCACGGGTGAGCTTCACATTTGGCTTCAGGAGGCTCAGGGTCTGCTGTCTAAAAAAGGGGGCGCCATTGACTCCTTTGTGAAGAG AGCGGCCAGAAGACCCAGGTGGTGA
- the cd164l2 gene encoding CD164 sialomucin-like 2 protein, whose product MQNLSVKMFFCALLLAAAASYVHSQADCSQAQSCDLCVGDSMLNLTGCVWKLCPDGNDTGVCVTDQGNVADSSRNCSWTRVSELCTVVETVAEGGGDSDAGGKARPQLSPARFNLSSFIGGVVLVLCLQAGGVLAMRFLKSKEQSDYDPIEQPQ is encoded by the exons ATGCAGAATCTATCTGTGAAGATGTTCTTCTGCGCGTTGCtgctggcggcggcggcttccTATGTGCACTCCCAAGCGG ATTGCAGTCAAGCTCAGTCATGTGACCTCTGCGTTGGTGACTCCATGCTCAACCTAACTGGCTGCGTCTGGAAGCTGTGTCCTGATG GTAACGACACCGGGGTGTGCGTGACGGACCAGGGCAACGTGGCCGACAGCTCCAGAAACTGCAGCTGGACCCGCGTGTCGGAGCTCTGCACCG TGGTGGAGACGGTGGCCGAAGGAGGCGGTGACTCAG ACGCGGGTGGCAAAGCGCGGCCGCAGCTTTCCCCGGCCAGATTCAACTTGTCCAGCTTCATCGGCGGCGTGGTGCTGGTCCTCTGCTTGCAGGCCGGTGGCGTGCTCGCCATGCGCTTCCTCAAGTCCAAGGAGCAGAGCGACTACGACCCCAT agAGCAACCTCAGTGA
- the gpr186 gene encoding G protein-coupled receptor 186, with the protein MRLNASELPWEESSGADALLAWDHQGGGPPARETPALTAWGVALCISGSVIAAENAVVVTTILATPSLRAPVFLLLASLGLADLLAGVALVAHFLFLFCLAPGDWAELVTSGLLVTSLTASLCSLMGVALDRFFSLSHALTYGSEQSRRRAALLLLLVWTGACVIGAGPAMGWNCLDQPASCSVAPPLTRTYLSLLCGGFLVVVVVTLQLYVGICRVARRHAHAIATQRHFLPSSQSLAGKHGGGRGFSRLVLVLGVFVGCWMPFSLWGLLGDASSPPLYTYATLVPAAFSSLLNPLLYSLRNKDIRKVLLHACCPRSHATQLHCPVDV; encoded by the coding sequence ATGAGGCTGAATGCGTCCGAGCTGCCGTGGGAGGAGTCTTCGGGCGCGGACGCCTTACTTGCTTGGGACCACCAAGGGGGCGGACCGCCCGCCCGGGAAACCCCGGCCCTGACGGCGTGGGGAGTGGCCCTGTGCATTTCGGGAAGCGTCATCGCTGCCGAGAACGCTGTGGTGGTCACCACCATCCTGGCCACGCCGTCTCTGCGCGCTCCCGTCTTCCTGCTTCTGGCCAGCCTGGGGTTGGCCGACCTTCTGGCCGGTGTGGCTCTGGTAGCCCACTTCCTGTTCCTGTTCTGCCTGGCGCCCGGCGATTGGGCCGAGTTGGTGACGTCGGGTCTTCTGGTGACTTCGTTGACTGCCTCGCTGTGCAGCTTGATGGGCGTGGCCCTGGATCGCTTCTTCTCGTTGAGCCACGCCCTGACCTACGGCTCAGAACAATCTCGCCGGCGTGCCGCCCTGCTCCTGCTTCTGGTGTGGACGGGTGCCTGCGTCATAGGCGCGGGCCCCGCCATGGGTTGGAACTGCTTGGATCAGCCGGCTTCTTGCTCAGTGGCGCCTCCCCTCACTCGGACGTACCTCTCGCTGCTGTGCGGTGGCttcctggtggtggtggttgtCACCCTGCAGCTGTACGTCGGTATCTGTCGGGTGGCGCGGCGCCACGCTCACGCCATCGCCACTCAGAGGCACTTCCTGCCCTCCAGCCAGTCGCTGGCTGGCAAGCACGGCGGCGGGCGAGGTTTCTCGCGCTTGGTGCTGGTTCTCGGAGTCTTCGTGGGTTGTTGGATGCCTTTCTCGCTGTGGGGGCTGCTGGGTGACGCGTCCAGCCCACCGCTGTACACCTATGCCACCCTGGTGCCCGCCGCCTTTAGCTCTCTGCTGAACCCGCTGCTCTACAGTCTGAGGAACAAAGACATACGCAAGGTTCTGCTGCACGCCTGCTGCCCTCGCAGCCACGCCACCCAGCTGCACTGCCCTGTAGATGTGTAG